From a region of the Tenggerimyces flavus genome:
- a CDS encoding MDR family MFS transporter, with protein MARATDPGSELPEPTGTDTSPPPLSHRRILEIVWALVLCLFVSSLSATVVGTALPTIVGDLGGQDQLAWVASATLLTTTVSTPLWGKLSDLFGRKKLLFYAIGVFVVTSALAGLAQSMGQLIGARALQGIGAGGIVALSQAIMADIVSPRERGRYTGYLGASFGVATVAGPLIGGFLVDGPGWRWCFYVGIPIAAIAAVVLHRTLKVPAVHVAAKIDWLGATLITTSATSLLLMLSLAGIEFDWASGWTVALSLLSVASLIGAVFVERRAAEPILPPRLFQVPTFRLAGIIASFLVGVAMFGAMIYLPQYLQVVRGQSPTMSGLLTLPLVVGMLVVSFLTGRAVTKWGRWKVFPLIGLPLMALGALLLSRLHSETSMVYASVAMVVFGAGLGFTMQTLILAVQNTVERRDLGIATSSATFFRSMGGAVGVAVFGAILSSRLSSEIPRLLAERGIRPPAGSLSDQLGTPDEIGLLPEAIRSVVRDGFSMGLDSIYLVIVPLALIAFVAVLGIREIPLRSSQSDAVVESEAEAIEAVGRAGV; from the coding sequence ATGGCACGGGCGACGGACCCAGGGTCAGAACTCCCAGAACCAACCGGCACGGACACCTCGCCCCCGCCGCTCTCGCACCGCCGGATCCTCGAGATCGTCTGGGCACTCGTGCTGTGCCTGTTCGTCTCGTCCCTGTCCGCGACCGTCGTCGGTACGGCGCTCCCGACGATCGTCGGCGACCTCGGCGGCCAGGACCAGCTTGCCTGGGTCGCGAGCGCCACCCTCCTGACCACGACGGTCTCGACACCGCTGTGGGGCAAGCTCTCCGACCTGTTCGGCCGCAAGAAGCTGCTGTTCTACGCGATCGGCGTCTTCGTCGTGACGTCCGCGCTCGCCGGCCTCGCCCAGTCGATGGGCCAGCTGATCGGCGCCCGCGCGCTACAGGGCATCGGCGCCGGCGGCATCGTCGCACTGTCGCAGGCGATCATGGCCGACATCGTGAGCCCGCGGGAGCGGGGCCGCTACACCGGCTACCTCGGCGCCTCGTTCGGCGTCGCCACGGTCGCAGGCCCGCTGATCGGCGGCTTCCTCGTCGACGGGCCGGGCTGGCGCTGGTGCTTCTACGTGGGCATCCCGATCGCGGCGATCGCGGCCGTCGTTCTGCACCGCACACTCAAGGTGCCGGCGGTGCACGTGGCCGCGAAGATCGACTGGCTCGGCGCGACGTTGATCACCACCTCGGCGACCTCGCTGCTGCTGATGCTGTCGCTCGCCGGGATCGAGTTCGACTGGGCTTCGGGCTGGACGGTGGCGCTGAGCCTGCTCAGCGTGGCCAGCCTGATCGGGGCCGTGTTCGTCGAGCGCCGGGCCGCCGAACCGATCCTGCCGCCGCGGCTGTTCCAGGTGCCGACGTTCCGCCTCGCGGGGATCATCGCCTCGTTCCTGGTCGGCGTCGCGATGTTCGGCGCGATGATCTACCTGCCGCAGTACCTGCAGGTCGTCCGCGGCCAGAGCCCGACGATGTCCGGGCTGCTCACGTTGCCGCTCGTGGTCGGGATGCTGGTGGTGTCGTTCCTGACCGGCCGCGCGGTGACGAAGTGGGGCCGGTGGAAGGTGTTCCCGCTGATCGGGCTGCCGCTGATGGCCCTCGGTGCGCTGCTGCTGTCGCGGCTGCACTCCGAGACCAGCATGGTGTACGCGTCGGTCGCGATGGTCGTGTTCGGCGCGGGGCTGGGCTTCACGATGCAGACGCTGATCCTCGCGGTGCAGAACACCGTCGAGCGGCGCGACCTCGGCATCGCGACGTCCTCGGCGACGTTCTTCCGTTCGATGGGCGGCGCTGTCGGCGTGGCCGTTTTCGGCGCGATCCTGAGCTCGCGGCTCTCCTCGGAGATCCCGCGGCTGCTGGCCGAGCGCGGCATCCGCCCGCCTGCCGGATCCCTGTCGGACCAGCTGGGAACGCCGGACGAGATCGGGTTACTGCCCGAGGCGATCCGGTCGGTCGTACGTGATGGGTTCTCGATGGGGCTCGACTCGATCTACCTGGTCATCGTTCCGCTGGCTCTGATCGCGTTCGTCGCGGTGCTGGGGATTCGGGAAATCCCCTTGCGCAGCAGCCAATCGGACGCCGTCGTCGAGTCGGAGGCCGAAGCGATCGAGGCCGTGGGACGCGCGGGCGTCTGA